From one Lolium rigidum isolate FL_2022 chromosome 4, APGP_CSIRO_Lrig_0.1, whole genome shotgun sequence genomic stretch:
- the LOC124647741 gene encoding UDP-N-acetylmuramoyl-L-alanyl-D-glutamate--2,6-diaminopimelate ligase MurE homolog, chloroplastic, giving the protein MATAPHLAFHLPFPFPSTSRPPPRALAPPPARRAPLRLAAGRRFRPPTADDEPPEAAEDSSHGLNRYDQLARHVERARKRQQADQPEVTADHPLFSSPPSAGSYDPDDEFFDEIDRAIAEKREEFTRRGLIKPTPPPPPELDGPADELSPEEAIDLDEIRRLQGLSVATSVADEEVDGGELLLHDDEGLLLDADDEAFDVADELGLEGPRLRHPAFRMTLAELLDESKLVPLAVTGDQDVALAGVQSDARLVSAGDLFVCVGDDGLAGLTEADKRGAVAVVADQDVDIEGTLACRALVIVDDIAAALRVLPACLYRRPSKDMAVIGVTGTDGVTTTTHLVKAMYEAMGIRTGMVGVLGAYAFGSNKLDSQPGASADPMAVQKLMATMVHNGAEAVVLETTTDGMLPSGVDSEIDYDIAVLTNVRHANLEAGMTYEEYMSNMATLFARMVDPERHRKVVNIDDPSAPFFAAQGGHGVPVVTYSFENKKADVHTLKYQLSLFETEVLVQTPHGILEISSGLLGRDNIYNILATVAVGVAVGAPLEDIVKGIEEVDAIPGRCELIDEEQAFGVIIDHARTPEALSRLLDSVKELGPRRIVTVVGCCGEKERGKRPMMTKIAAEKSDVVMLTSDNPASEDPLDILDDMLSGVGWTMEEYLKYGANDYYPPLPNGHRLFLHDIRRVAVRAAVAMGEQGDVVVVTGKGNDTYELEGDKKEFFDDREECREALQYVDQLHRSGIDTSEFPWRLPESH; this is encoded by the exons ATGGCCACGGCGCCGCACCTCGCCTTCCACCTCCCATTCCCCTTCCCTTCCACCTCCCGCCCGCCGCCCAGAGCCCTAGCCCCGCCGCCCGCGCGCCGGGCCCCTCTGCGCCTCGCTGCGGGCCGCCGCTTCCGCCCGCCCaccgccgacgacgagccccCCGAGGCCGCGGAGGACTCGTCCCACGGCCTCAACAGGTACGACCAGCTCGCGCGCCACGTCGAGAGAGCTCGCAAGCGGCAGCAGGCCGACCAGCCGGAGGTCACCGCCGACCACCCGCTcttctcctcccctccctccgccgGGAGCTACGACCCCGACGACGAGTTCTTCGACGAGATCGACCGCGCCATCGCGGAGAAGCGGGAGGAGTTCACCCGCCGCGGCCTCATCAAGCCCaccccgcctccgccgcccgaGCTGGACGGCCCCGCCGACGAGCTCTCCCCCGAGGAGGCCATCGACCTCGACGAGATCCGCAGGCTGCAGGGCCTCAGCGTAGCGACTTCCGTGGCGGACGAAGAGGTGGACGGGGGCGAGCTGCTGCTCCACGACGACGAGGGCTTGCTGCTCGACGCCGATGACGAAGCCTTCGACGTGGCGGACGAGCTCGGGCTAGAGGGGCCGAGGTTGCGGCACCCGGCCTTCCGCATGACGCTGGCCGAGCTCCTCGACGAGAGCAAGCTGGTCCCGCTGGCGGTGACGGGCGACCAGGACGTCGCGCTCGCGGGGGTGCAGAGCGACGCCCGCCTCGTGTCGGCCGGGGACCTCTTCGTCTGCGTCGGAGACGACGGGCTCGCTGGGCTTACCGAGGCTGACAAGCGCGGTGCCGTCGCCGTGGTGGCCGACCAGGACGTGGACATCGAGGGCACCCTGGCCTGTCGCGCGCTGGTCattgtcgacgacatcgcggccgCTCTGCGCGTGCTCCCGGCCTGCCTCTACAGGCGGCCCTCGAAGGACATGGCTGTCATTGGCGTCACCGGGACCGACGGcgtcaccaccaccacccacctcGTCAAAGCAATGTACGAGGCCATGGGTATCAGGACTGGCATGGTAGGCGTTCTCGGCGCCTATGCCTTCGGCAGCAACAAGCTTGATTCGCAGCCTGGTGCGTCAGCTGACCCAATGGCCGTTCAGAAGCTGATGGCAACGATGGTGCACAATGGTGCTGAAGCTGTTGTGTTGGAGACCACCACTGATGGGATGCTACCATCAGGTGTGGACAGTGAGATAGATTACGACATCGCCGTGCTGACCAATGTTAGGCATGCCAATTTGGAGGCTGGCATGACATACGAGGAGTACATGAGCAACATGGCCACTCTTTTTGCCAGAATGGTGGATCCTGAGCGCCATCGTAAGGTGGTGAACATCGATGATCCAAGCGCACCATTCTTTGCCGCCCAGGGAGGGCACGGTGTCCCTGTGGTGACGTATTCGTTTGAGAACAAGAAGGCTGACGTGCACACTCTCAAGTACCAGCTTTCCCTGTTTGAGACGGAGGTTCTTGTGCAGACGCCGCATGGGATCCTTGAAATCTCCTCTGGGCTGCTAGGGAGGGACAACATCTATAACATCCTTGCAACTGTGGCAGTTGGTGTTGCAGTGGGCGCGCCATTGGAGGACATAGTGAAGGGTATCGAAGAGGTGGATGCAATCCCAGGTCGGTGTGAGCTAATTGACGAGGAGCAAGCCTTTGGGGTGATCATCGATCATGCCAGGACACCAGAAGCTCTGTCAAGGCTTCTTGACTCTGTAAAGGAACTAGGTCCACGCCGTATTGTCACGG TTGTTGGATGTTGCGGTGAGAAAGAAAGAGGGAAGAGGCCGATGATGACAAAGATCGCTGCTGAGAAAAGTGATGTTGTTATGTTGACATCCGACAATCCAGCAAGTGAAGACCCCT TGGATATCCTAGACGATATGTTGTCTGGCGTAGGATGGACCATGGAAGAATACTTGAAGTATGGTGCAAATGATTATTACCCGCCCCTACCAAATGGTCACCGTCTCTTCTTACACGATATTAGAAGAGTTGCAGTGCGAGCTGCTGTTGCAATGGGCGAGCAAGGCGATGTTGTT GTTGTCACTGGAAAAGGAAATGATACTTATGAGTTGGAAGGCGATAAGAAGGAGTTTTTTGATGACAGGGAAGAGTGCCGCGAAGCACTACAATACGTTGATCAATTGCATCGATCTGGAATAGACACCTCAGAGTTTCCATGGCG GTTACCAGAAAGCCACTGA